One genomic region from Dermacentor variabilis isolate Ectoservices chromosome 6, ASM5094787v1, whole genome shotgun sequence encodes:
- the LOC142585592 gene encoding uncharacterized protein LOC142585592 isoform X1, with product MRRWPSMRSVYGSTLSLFEDSSKYRVSLSDVAASLPRWRVRMSVARRLQMSDGRRSQVVLLDERRLDILIQPRLYACDLLDMVASHFNLKEKEYFGLAFLDETGHYHWLQLDKRVLEHDLPKKSSQGSLVLYFLVKYYVESISLLKDSATVEAFYLQCKSLIAKGALEADSETVFQLAALVLQATYGNYVDDQTTKTHLKKLPVLPTSALKAHPSISYCEGKVIEHYQELAGRSRGSAIIAYMNLVENLPTYGIHFYEVKDKGGIPWWVGLSYKGVSQYDYNDKKTPRRFFQWKLLENLYFRDKKFSIEVHNPRRVVHALSSFNVYEDVIEAPPEGFDPLADAISDSTTQVSVSRRTFGPGNVTVVVWFAATPALTKSIWSMAIAQHQFYLDNNVGKRKIEDLSCLEKFAAELSKSSQSLSSASTGSNLSRSASCHSLPAIKIEDQTDHQKVNEEAERAKQEMLTALKARKEALEEALRKKIEELKSVCVKEGEVTGELPPEMPLAPGEPPPQVRRRVGTAFILDDQLLSNAKSKEETLSSLELEYELQNKITSAALRLASDMSADRSLRRQRKLCYQQAHEKLKQVEEKLGTLKKQKNCGKLKPVQQSDDEPSEDNISQSTAGSDTPFRGSSNTSDVSPTASPKLGSYGGLLTEKRGRLPTVSSVPADMRLSPSLASVSAPASPCKHRVAPVRTASPGAVWTGYGSGYAPSNIYQTRTAYRRQQYPTLTSSGSAGSSPVPLKSPYRDRFESGVSLEGSNLYSVPTQRTSQAFDSQDDLVTSSPTEPQDLGLVSRHNSLEGNRRHHRRVAGTSLQPASPTKRDSATPPKSTAPVWTGPPFAPPACPPGQCAPVQCAPLQCAPLQCVPVQCSPGQCAPGQCAPGQCAPGQCAPGQCAPGQCAPGQCAPGQCAPGQCAPGQCAPGQCAPGQCAPGQCVLGQCATVQFTPGQCTPMQCTPGHSAPAQCSPAHYMQSHCTPMQCPQIDRVESHPRLPPHIQQQYRTASPLQQRRTISGSLSYPESFPPPPSPIVGGNHHPGKSHSYHENMVRHIDDCGVPVFVPVDSDGRLRYQEAVHRPTDPGPVYHKPPMSPALIQHHLAHRKKLQEVCGDNFPSRPLSSMSAANYPAFQRVHPDPYHSQPTSPTGYNAAHSAKLETLQEGQSGSYSNHTAPVTVSSSRAFASVTQSYSTETLKHRAKDWVETSLDSPLPARKPSKQQEPPPSSPSHISVLSSGSESLPEAVQGPVVMLSRHNSCREGRVAVESPQLERDKICSPVPQPSPKTMPGVELNIVTVGHFQPYWEETKPYEISDFYKYSTKHRKPSGSQDSTRSPSQSGNSSGLVSPVLMSPLAADNVSRERDEQLPAHSSLAEHMKMVERSPPDGMAAVEEPHTSRSADSSLNLDRSSVADAFHEEMIAWYEDQDSGNKATLV from the exons ATGAGACGGTGGCCCTCGATGCGATCCGTTTACGGTTCCACGCTGAGCCTGTTCGAGGACTCGTCCAAGTATCGCGTGAGTTTGAGCGACGTCGCGGCTTCGCTTCCGAGATGGCGCGTGCGCATGTCCGTCGCAAGACGTCTTCAG ATGAGCGATGGGCGGCGAAGTCAAGTGGTCCTCCTGGATGAGCGTCGCCTCGACATTCTCATTCAG CCAAGGCTGTATGCCTGCGACCTCCTTGATATGGTGGCCTCCCACTTCAACCTCAAGGAGAAGGAGTACTTTGGCCTGGCATTTCTCGATGAAAC GGGCCATTACCATTGGCTGCAGCTCGACAAGCGGGTTCTTGAGCATGACCTGCCCAAGAAGTCATCTCAGGGTTCCTTGGTGCTCTACTTTCTGGTCAA GTACTATGTGGAAAGCATTTCCTTGCTGAAAGATAGCGCCACTGTAGAAGCATTTTATCTTCAGTGCAAATCGCTCATTGCCAAG GGTGCATTGGAAGCGGATTCCGAAACAGTGTTTCAGCTTGCTGCTCTAGTCCTTCAAGCAACATATGGGAACTATGTTGA TGATCAAACCACAAAAACGCATCTCAAGAAGCTTCCTGTTCTTCCTACCAGTGCACTTAAAGCACACCCGTCCATCTCCTACTG TGAAGGCAAAGTCATCGAACATTATCAGGAACTGGCAGGACGCTCAAGGGGTTCAGCCATTATTGC ATACATGAACCTTGTAGAAAACCTGCCGACATATGGTATTCATTTTTATGAAGTTAAA GACAAAGGAGGCATTCCTTGGTGGGTTGGTCTCAGCTATAAAGGGGTCAGTCAATATGACTATAATGACAAGAAGACACCAAGAAGG ttcTTTCAGTGGAAACTTCTGGAGAACCTTTATTTTCGGGACAAAAAATTCTCAATAGAAGTTCACAACCCGAGAAG AGTGGTCCATGCCCTGAGCAGTTTCAATGTGTACGAGGATGTGATAGAGGCACCCCCTGAAGGGTTCGATCCCCTGGCTGATGCCATTAGCGATTCCACAACCCA AGTGTCTGTAAGCAGGAGAACTTTTGGGCCTGGAAATGTGACGGTGGTTGTTTGGTTTGCGGCTACGCCTGCCCTGACCAAGAGCATTTGGTCAATGGCCATAGCCCAGCATCAGTTCTACTTGGACAACAACGTTGGCAAG AGGAAGATTGAAGACTTAAGTTGCCTGGAAAAGTTTGCTGCCGAGCTGTCTAAAAGCTCCCAATCTTTATCATCGGCCAGCACAGGATCCAACCTGAGCAGAAGTGCAAGTTGTCATAGTCTTCCTGCCATCAAAATTGAAG ACCAGACAGACCACCAGAAAGTGAATGAAGAGGCCGAGCGGGCAAAGCAGGAGATGCTGACAGCACTCAAGGCTCGCAAGGAGGCCTTGGAGGAGGCGCTGCGAAAGAAGATTGAGGAGCTGAAGTCTGTGTGCGTCAAGGAGGGCGAAGTGACGGGCGAGCTGCCTCCAGAGATGCCCCTAGCGCCTGGGGAGCCTCCTCCGCAGGTGCGTCGGCGTGTCGGCACAGCCTTCATCCTTGATGACCAGCTGCTGTCCAATGCGAAGAGCAAG GAGGAGACACTAAGCTCACTGGAGCTGGAGTATGAGCTGCAGAACAAGATAACAAGTGCTGCTCTGAGGTTGGCTAGTGACATGAGTGCAGACAGGAGCCTGAGGAGGCAGCGAAAGTTGTGCTATCAGCAGGCGCACGAAAAG CTCAAGCAAGTTGAAGAAAAACTGGGAACACTAAAAAAACAGAAGAATTGTGGTAAACTCAAACCTGTGCAGCAGTCTGATGATG AACCAAGTGAGGACAACATCAGCCAGAGCACTGCGGGCAGTG ACACTCCATTTAGAGGAAGCAGCAATACATCAGATGTCAGCCCCACAGCATCGCCGAAGCTGGGCAGCTATGGCGGCCTCTTAACAGAG AAACGTGGCCGCCTTCCTACGGTCAGCTCGGTGCCCGCTGACATGCGGCTTTCGCCATCCCTGGCCTCTGTGTCTGCGCCAGCCAGCCCCTGCAAACATCGGGTGGCTCCTGTCAGGACTGCGTCCCCCGGTGCGGTCTGGACCGGCTATGGCTCCGGCTATGCCCCCAGCAATATTTACCAGACGAGAACTGCATACCGCCGCCAGCAGTACCCAACGCTCACCAGCTCGGGTTCAGCAGGCTCCAGCCCAGTACCGCTCAAGTCTCCATACAGAGACAG GTTTGAGTCAGGGGTGAGCTTGGAAGGGAGCAATCTTTACAGTGTGCCAACACAAAGGACCAGCCAGGCATTTGACAGCCAAGACGATCTTGTGACAAGCAGTCCTACAGAGCCCCAGGACCTGGGGTTGGTGTCCAGGCATAACAGCCTGGAAGGTAACCGACGACATCACCGTCGTGTTGCTGGCACCTCATTGCAGCCAGCGTCCCCCACCAAACGTGACTCAGCAACGCCTCCCAAGTCGACTGCTCCAGTCTGGACTGGCCCTCCCTTCGCCCCTCCTGCCTGTCCACCGGGACAGTGTGCGCCAGTGCAGTGTGCGCCATTACAGTGTGCGCCATTACAGTGTGTGCCAGTACAGTGTTCACCAGGGCAGTGTGCGCCAGGGCAGTGTGCGCCAGGGCAGTGTGCGCCAGGGCAGTGTGCGCCAGGGCAGTGTGCGCCAGGGCAGTGTGCGCCAGGGCAGTGTGCGCCAGGACAGTGTGCGCCAGGACAGTGTGCGCCAGGACAGTGCGCGCCAGGGCAGTGCGCGCCAGGGCAGTGTGCGCCAGGGCAGTGTGTTCTAGGGCAGTGTGCAACAGTGCAGTTTACTCCTGGCCAATGTACACCAATGCAGTGTACTCCTGGGCATTCTGCACCAGCTCAGTGCTCTCCAGCTCACTACATGCAAAGTCACTGCACACCGATGCAGTGTCCACAGATAGATAGAGTTGAAAGCCACCCCCGCCTCCCACCACACATCCAGCAGCAGTATCGCACAGCATCGCCACTGCAGCAGCGGCGGACAATTTCTGGTTCACTGTCCTACCCTGAAAGCTTTCCACCACCACCGAGCCCCATAGTCGGTGGAAACCACCACCCTGGCAAGTCTCACTCATACCATGAAAACATGGTGCGGCACATTGACGATTGTGGAGTGCCTGTGTTTGTTCCTGTGGACAGCGATGGAAGACTGCGCTACCAAGAAGCAGTGCACCGTCCCACCGATCCTGGTCCAGTGTACCACAAGCCACCAATGTCGCCAGCCCTCATTCAACACCACCTTGCCCACCGAAAGAAGCTGCAGGAGGTGTGTGGTGACAACTTTCCGAGCAGGCCATTGTCTAGCATGTCTGCCGCCAACTACCCAGCGTTTCAGCGGGTTCATCCAGACCCTTACCACAGCCAGCCCACCAGCCCGACTGGCTATAATGCAGCTCACAGTGCAAAGCTAGAGACACTACAAGAGGGACAGAGTGGCTCTTACAGCAACCACACTGCGCCAGTGACCGTGTCTTCCTCGAGGGCGTTTGCTTCAGTCACTCAGTCGTATAGTACTGAAACCCTGAAGCATCGTGCCAAGGACTGGGTGGAGACGTCTCTTGACTCCCCTCTTCCGGCAAGGAAGCCGTCGAAACAACAGGAGCCACCCCCTTCATCACCTTCTCACATCTCGGTATTGTCGTCAGGCAGTGAAAGCTTGCCTGAGGCAGTCCAGGGCCCTGTAGTCATGTTGTCCCGTCACAACAGCTGTCGAGAAGGCAGAGTGGCAGTCGAAAGCCCGCAGCTTGAAAGGGACAAGATTTGTTCTCCAGTGCCTCAGCCAAGCCCAAAAACGATGCCAGGTGTCGAGCTGAACATTGTCACAGTGGGGCACTTTCAACCTTACTGGGAAGAGACTAAGCCTTATGAGATCTCGGACTTCTACAAGTACAGCACAAAGCATCGTAAACCATCGGGAAGCCAGGACTCGACAAGAAGCCCGAGCCAGTCTGGCAACTCGAGTGGCCTCGTATCTCCAGTGCTCATGTCTCCTCTTGCTGCTGATAATGTGTCTAGGGAGAGGGATGAACAGCTACCCGCTCATTCCTCACTAGCTGAACACATGAAAATGGTGGAAAGAAGTCCTCCAGATGGAATGGC TGCTGTTGAGGAACCGCATACCAGCCGTAGTGCAGACAGCAGTTTGAACCTGGACAGATCATCAGTTGCAGATGCCTTTCATGAGGAAATGATTGCGTGGTATGAGGACCAAGACTCTGGCAATAAAGCAACGCTTGTGTGA
- the LOC142585592 gene encoding uncharacterized protein LOC142585592 isoform X3, with protein MRRWPSMRSVYGSTLSLFEDSSKYRVSLSDVAASLPRWRVRMSVARRLQMSDGRRSQVVLLDERRLDILIQPRLYACDLLDMVASHFNLKEKEYFGLAFLDETGHYHWLQLDKRVLEHDLPKKSSQGSLVLYFLVKYYVESISLLKDSATVEAFYLQCKSLIAKGALEADSETVFQLAALVLQATYGNYVDDQTTKTHLKKLPVLPTSALKAHPSISYCEGKVIEHYQELAGRSRGSAIIAYMNLVENLPTYGIHFYEVKDKGGIPWWVGLSYKGVSQYDYNDKKTPRRFFQWKLLENLYFRDKKFSIEVHNPRRVSVSRRTFGPGNVTVVVWFAATPALTKSIWSMAIAQHQFYLDNNVGKRKIEDLSCLEKFAAELSKSSQSLSSASTGSNLSRSASCHSLPAIKIEDQTDHQKVNEEAERAKQEMLTALKARKEALEEALRKKIEELKSVCVKEGEVTGELPPEMPLAPGEPPPQVRRRVGTAFILDDQLLSNAKSKEETLSSLELEYELQNKITSAALRLASDMSADRSLRRQRKLCYQQAHEKLKQVEEKLGTLKKQKNCGKLKPVQQSDDEPSEDNISQSTAGSDTPFRGSSNTSDVSPTASPKLGSYGGLLTEKRGRLPTVSSVPADMRLSPSLASVSAPASPCKHRVAPVRTASPGAVWTGYGSGYAPSNIYQTRTAYRRQQYPTLTSSGSAGSSPVPLKSPYRDRFESGVSLEGSNLYSVPTQRTSQAFDSQDDLVTSSPTEPQDLGLVSRHNSLEGNRRHHRRVAGTSLQPASPTKRDSATPPKSTAPVWTGPPFAPPACPPGQCAPVQCAPLQCAPLQCVPVQCSPGQCAPGQCAPGQCAPGQCAPGQCAPGQCAPGQCAPGQCAPGQCAPGQCAPGQCAPGQCAPGQCVLGQCATVQFTPGQCTPMQCTPGHSAPAQCSPAHYMQSHCTPMQCPQIDRVESHPRLPPHIQQQYRTASPLQQRRTISGSLSYPESFPPPPSPIVGGNHHPGKSHSYHENMVRHIDDCGVPVFVPVDSDGRLRYQEAVHRPTDPGPVYHKPPMSPALIQHHLAHRKKLQEVCGDNFPSRPLSSMSAANYPAFQRVHPDPYHSQPTSPTGYNAAHSAKLETLQEGQSGSYSNHTAPVTVSSSRAFASVTQSYSTETLKHRAKDWVETSLDSPLPARKPSKQQEPPPSSPSHISVLSSGSESLPEAVQGPVVMLSRHNSCREGRVAVESPQLERDKICSPVPQPSPKTMPGVELNIVTVGHFQPYWEETKPYEISDFYKYSTKHRKPSGSQDSTRSPSQSGNSSGLVSPVLMSPLAADNVSRERDEQLPAHSSLAEHMKMVERSPPDGMAAVEEPHTSRSADSSLNLDRSSVADAFHEEMIAWYEDQDSGNKATLV; from the exons ATGAGACGGTGGCCCTCGATGCGATCCGTTTACGGTTCCACGCTGAGCCTGTTCGAGGACTCGTCCAAGTATCGCGTGAGTTTGAGCGACGTCGCGGCTTCGCTTCCGAGATGGCGCGTGCGCATGTCCGTCGCAAGACGTCTTCAG ATGAGCGATGGGCGGCGAAGTCAAGTGGTCCTCCTGGATGAGCGTCGCCTCGACATTCTCATTCAG CCAAGGCTGTATGCCTGCGACCTCCTTGATATGGTGGCCTCCCACTTCAACCTCAAGGAGAAGGAGTACTTTGGCCTGGCATTTCTCGATGAAAC GGGCCATTACCATTGGCTGCAGCTCGACAAGCGGGTTCTTGAGCATGACCTGCCCAAGAAGTCATCTCAGGGTTCCTTGGTGCTCTACTTTCTGGTCAA GTACTATGTGGAAAGCATTTCCTTGCTGAAAGATAGCGCCACTGTAGAAGCATTTTATCTTCAGTGCAAATCGCTCATTGCCAAG GGTGCATTGGAAGCGGATTCCGAAACAGTGTTTCAGCTTGCTGCTCTAGTCCTTCAAGCAACATATGGGAACTATGTTGA TGATCAAACCACAAAAACGCATCTCAAGAAGCTTCCTGTTCTTCCTACCAGTGCACTTAAAGCACACCCGTCCATCTCCTACTG TGAAGGCAAAGTCATCGAACATTATCAGGAACTGGCAGGACGCTCAAGGGGTTCAGCCATTATTGC ATACATGAACCTTGTAGAAAACCTGCCGACATATGGTATTCATTTTTATGAAGTTAAA GACAAAGGAGGCATTCCTTGGTGGGTTGGTCTCAGCTATAAAGGGGTCAGTCAATATGACTATAATGACAAGAAGACACCAAGAAGG ttcTTTCAGTGGAAACTTCTGGAGAACCTTTATTTTCGGGACAAAAAATTCTCAATAGAAGTTCACAACCCGAGAAG AGTGTCTGTAAGCAGGAGAACTTTTGGGCCTGGAAATGTGACGGTGGTTGTTTGGTTTGCGGCTACGCCTGCCCTGACCAAGAGCATTTGGTCAATGGCCATAGCCCAGCATCAGTTCTACTTGGACAACAACGTTGGCAAG AGGAAGATTGAAGACTTAAGTTGCCTGGAAAAGTTTGCTGCCGAGCTGTCTAAAAGCTCCCAATCTTTATCATCGGCCAGCACAGGATCCAACCTGAGCAGAAGTGCAAGTTGTCATAGTCTTCCTGCCATCAAAATTGAAG ACCAGACAGACCACCAGAAAGTGAATGAAGAGGCCGAGCGGGCAAAGCAGGAGATGCTGACAGCACTCAAGGCTCGCAAGGAGGCCTTGGAGGAGGCGCTGCGAAAGAAGATTGAGGAGCTGAAGTCTGTGTGCGTCAAGGAGGGCGAAGTGACGGGCGAGCTGCCTCCAGAGATGCCCCTAGCGCCTGGGGAGCCTCCTCCGCAGGTGCGTCGGCGTGTCGGCACAGCCTTCATCCTTGATGACCAGCTGCTGTCCAATGCGAAGAGCAAG GAGGAGACACTAAGCTCACTGGAGCTGGAGTATGAGCTGCAGAACAAGATAACAAGTGCTGCTCTGAGGTTGGCTAGTGACATGAGTGCAGACAGGAGCCTGAGGAGGCAGCGAAAGTTGTGCTATCAGCAGGCGCACGAAAAG CTCAAGCAAGTTGAAGAAAAACTGGGAACACTAAAAAAACAGAAGAATTGTGGTAAACTCAAACCTGTGCAGCAGTCTGATGATG AACCAAGTGAGGACAACATCAGCCAGAGCACTGCGGGCAGTG ACACTCCATTTAGAGGAAGCAGCAATACATCAGATGTCAGCCCCACAGCATCGCCGAAGCTGGGCAGCTATGGCGGCCTCTTAACAGAG AAACGTGGCCGCCTTCCTACGGTCAGCTCGGTGCCCGCTGACATGCGGCTTTCGCCATCCCTGGCCTCTGTGTCTGCGCCAGCCAGCCCCTGCAAACATCGGGTGGCTCCTGTCAGGACTGCGTCCCCCGGTGCGGTCTGGACCGGCTATGGCTCCGGCTATGCCCCCAGCAATATTTACCAGACGAGAACTGCATACCGCCGCCAGCAGTACCCAACGCTCACCAGCTCGGGTTCAGCAGGCTCCAGCCCAGTACCGCTCAAGTCTCCATACAGAGACAG GTTTGAGTCAGGGGTGAGCTTGGAAGGGAGCAATCTTTACAGTGTGCCAACACAAAGGACCAGCCAGGCATTTGACAGCCAAGACGATCTTGTGACAAGCAGTCCTACAGAGCCCCAGGACCTGGGGTTGGTGTCCAGGCATAACAGCCTGGAAGGTAACCGACGACATCACCGTCGTGTTGCTGGCACCTCATTGCAGCCAGCGTCCCCCACCAAACGTGACTCAGCAACGCCTCCCAAGTCGACTGCTCCAGTCTGGACTGGCCCTCCCTTCGCCCCTCCTGCCTGTCCACCGGGACAGTGTGCGCCAGTGCAGTGTGCGCCATTACAGTGTGCGCCATTACAGTGTGTGCCAGTACAGTGTTCACCAGGGCAGTGTGCGCCAGGGCAGTGTGCGCCAGGGCAGTGTGCGCCAGGGCAGTGTGCGCCAGGGCAGTGTGCGCCAGGGCAGTGTGCGCCAGGGCAGTGTGCGCCAGGACAGTGTGCGCCAGGACAGTGTGCGCCAGGACAGTGCGCGCCAGGGCAGTGCGCGCCAGGGCAGTGTGCGCCAGGGCAGTGTGTTCTAGGGCAGTGTGCAACAGTGCAGTTTACTCCTGGCCAATGTACACCAATGCAGTGTACTCCTGGGCATTCTGCACCAGCTCAGTGCTCTCCAGCTCACTACATGCAAAGTCACTGCACACCGATGCAGTGTCCACAGATAGATAGAGTTGAAAGCCACCCCCGCCTCCCACCACACATCCAGCAGCAGTATCGCACAGCATCGCCACTGCAGCAGCGGCGGACAATTTCTGGTTCACTGTCCTACCCTGAAAGCTTTCCACCACCACCGAGCCCCATAGTCGGTGGAAACCACCACCCTGGCAAGTCTCACTCATACCATGAAAACATGGTGCGGCACATTGACGATTGTGGAGTGCCTGTGTTTGTTCCTGTGGACAGCGATGGAAGACTGCGCTACCAAGAAGCAGTGCACCGTCCCACCGATCCTGGTCCAGTGTACCACAAGCCACCAATGTCGCCAGCCCTCATTCAACACCACCTTGCCCACCGAAAGAAGCTGCAGGAGGTGTGTGGTGACAACTTTCCGAGCAGGCCATTGTCTAGCATGTCTGCCGCCAACTACCCAGCGTTTCAGCGGGTTCATCCAGACCCTTACCACAGCCAGCCCACCAGCCCGACTGGCTATAATGCAGCTCACAGTGCAAAGCTAGAGACACTACAAGAGGGACAGAGTGGCTCTTACAGCAACCACACTGCGCCAGTGACCGTGTCTTCCTCGAGGGCGTTTGCTTCAGTCACTCAGTCGTATAGTACTGAAACCCTGAAGCATCGTGCCAAGGACTGGGTGGAGACGTCTCTTGACTCCCCTCTTCCGGCAAGGAAGCCGTCGAAACAACAGGAGCCACCCCCTTCATCACCTTCTCACATCTCGGTATTGTCGTCAGGCAGTGAAAGCTTGCCTGAGGCAGTCCAGGGCCCTGTAGTCATGTTGTCCCGTCACAACAGCTGTCGAGAAGGCAGAGTGGCAGTCGAAAGCCCGCAGCTTGAAAGGGACAAGATTTGTTCTCCAGTGCCTCAGCCAAGCCCAAAAACGATGCCAGGTGTCGAGCTGAACATTGTCACAGTGGGGCACTTTCAACCTTACTGGGAAGAGACTAAGCCTTATGAGATCTCGGACTTCTACAAGTACAGCACAAAGCATCGTAAACCATCGGGAAGCCAGGACTCGACAAGAAGCCCGAGCCAGTCTGGCAACTCGAGTGGCCTCGTATCTCCAGTGCTCATGTCTCCTCTTGCTGCTGATAATGTGTCTAGGGAGAGGGATGAACAGCTACCCGCTCATTCCTCACTAGCTGAACACATGAAAATGGTGGAAAGAAGTCCTCCAGATGGAATGGC TGCTGTTGAGGAACCGCATACCAGCCGTAGTGCAGACAGCAGTTTGAACCTGGACAGATCATCAGTTGCAGATGCCTTTCATGAGGAAATGATTGCGTGGTATGAGGACCAAGACTCTGGCAATAAAGCAACGCTTGTGTGA